AGGCATCTTGTTCTGACCTTTCCCAGCTTCATCGTTTCGAATTTGTTTTGTTGTTCATGTTCTGGGATCGATCAGTTCGtgacttaaaaaaagagaatctgAGCACCTCATCTTTGTAGCCACATGCAAGAGTATCCTTAGCATTGTTACTAGGGCTCCAAAAACAGCAGCCTAAGGCTGCCATGAACAATCCTACATTCCTTCTTGTAAGGCACACACCTGAGCTAAGAAATCAGTATGCCTGTTTTGACTTTCCTCAGGCAATGGGCTGCAAGAACAGTCGACACAAAGATCTTCCACTAGTAAGAATTGAGTTACAAGAGTTAAAACATTAGTCTACTTATATTATTATTAGCACATTGGTTGCATCACACATTAAGTTATTGTGAAGCACCACACATTAATTCAGCATGAAAATTAAGACCCTTGTTCTATACGGAAAGCATGATACATGTTTCACTACTGAAGGCTGGAAGTATATCTTCACTAGGCAAACCagctaaattttaattaaaacatacgATCAAGTACCTGtgcttcttcttcttcagtgAAGTCATTCTTAATATTGAATGTCTTGCGAATTTCTTCTGGAGTCTTCCCCTTGATCATGTTTGCAACTGTCTTGCATGTCACATCAAGCAAACCTTTGATGTCCAAGTAATTCGCAGCCTGTTAAAAAGGAGTTTCCAAATGTAAAGCCATCATATCAGTGTTGCATATGTTACCAGAAGTTATGCTTACACTGAAACTGCAGAATGCTGCAAACTGAACAGACTATCTCCACTTCGATAAACTTCTTACTAGAACTTTGAAATAAATGTACCTAGAGCTTCTTGCCAGACAGAAATGAGAGTTATTTGTATCATGAAAGACCCCCTTTCAGAAAGGGCTTTCAGaatcctgcaaacagctgagaTCTCAAGTGCTGCTAATTAGTTAAGTAACATGGGGTCACAGTACTACAGAAGGCACACGTTTTAAAATCAAAGCTaggtttttaaatttatattcagATCTCCATTAAAGGACTCAGTAAAAGAAGTAGCTCTCAAGTCTTAGCTGAGCacaagaggaggagaggaagaaaagacaacAGCTGTAGGGTCCCAGGTTCAGAAAAGTATGAGAACTGGTAGGTTAGCAAGCGTTGACTTAACGCTGAGCATTACGTCAATAGGCTTCAACACCTTCAACAATTTCACTCTGACCTGTCAAACAGAAGTTGTCAAAATTACTTGCCCCCCTACATCCTCTAAAgaagaaactgttaaaaaaaaaatagaataaaagggCATTAACCCCTACAGTGCAGAAGTAGAGGGCAGATATAGTCTTCATGCTTCTTGAACACACTTACCAGGATAAGTTCAAAAAGCGTTCCTTGGTCTACTTTCAGAAATTCTTGATCCCATACTGGGATGtcatctgttcttttttctttgttctcatcATCCTCAGGAGGAGGCGGATCATCTTTGTGATGGGTGCACCACTGAATCACCTAATTGTGATTTTGATATTTAACATTAAGGTTTCATCCAAGAGATTCTACCATTAGCACCCAAACATAACTGCAGTTTTAGAACAGCACCTTTTTCTCTAGATTAATATTACAGAAGTGATGTACTAGCATGCTCCATTGTCTATATATTTTTGGTCTTAGGACTGAGTCAAGCCCCAACACTGGGGCGCAACAGCCTTGAAGAATCTCATTTGAGACAGCAGCTATTTAATTAAATACTTAGGACCTTAAAGGTAGCTGCAGGTGTTAAAGGTCCTGCGCTAGCAAACATAGGACTGTACAAGCAAAGCCTAAACCTTATTTTGAAGGGTTTAAACTGTTTGCAGAACAAGAAACAAGTAATTCTCGTTAAGCAGAACACTACATATGGGAAGAGGATAGAGTGGTACTAGTCAATAACGGGACATGTTCACCCCAGCACAAAGGTCACCTGACAAAATTCTGTCTGTTTCCAAGTtacttaaattatttatttttacactgcCTCATCCCTCCTGATAATTACAAGGAGAAGGGATTAGCTCCAAGTAAAATCCTGTTCCATTCTGCCAACTCAAGCCATGACTTCAGAAGTTGAGTTATGTGCATCTTTACTAAGAAAGAATTCCTAGCCCTGTACTTACCGCCATCCACTTCAGCATTTACCTTGGCTCAAAGCTTTCTACTATAGAGCAACAAGCATCTCAGAAGAGCAATatacttgttttgcttttctcatttgACCAAGCAACAATCATGGTCTATTATTAATTTAGCAACCAAGCACAT
The sequence above is a segment of the Struthio camelus isolate bStrCam1 chromosome 13, bStrCam1.hap1, whole genome shotgun sequence genome. Coding sequences within it:
- the SKP1 gene encoding S-phase kinase-associated protein 1, which codes for MPSIKLQSSDGEIFEVDVEIAKQSVTIKTMLEDLGMDDEGDDDPVPLPNVNAAILKKVIQWCTHHKDDPPPPEDDENKEKRTDDIPVWDQEFLKVDQGTLFELILAANYLDIKGLLDVTCKTVANMIKGKTPEEIRKTFNIKNDFTEEEEAQVRKENQWCEEK